A section of the Xiphias gladius isolate SHS-SW01 ecotype Sanya breed wild chromosome 8, ASM1685928v1, whole genome shotgun sequence genome encodes:
- the LOC120793001 gene encoding glucoside xylosyltransferase 1-like isoform X2, which translates to MRCYLHAFLLCTVFTFCSLLYVFSQLASTLGDRDEWNLKEQGKPDRSSRDTVHLLRKRPGLAGLRDREEGLDRCKSLSVSYWNPYWRLPADVCGVNCLLESTLRERSGSAVNEHIDERSHLAVVACGPRLEETLTMLKSAVLFSKKPLHFYIFAEDNLHDSFRSCLDSWPRTVQKRFKFTIYPITFPKENVKEWKKLFKPCASQRLFLPLILKDVDSLLYVDTDILFLQSVEDIWTLLSQFNSSHLAAMAPEHEEPRIGWYNRFARHPYYGKTGINSGVMLMNMTRLREKRFKNDMTTVALRWEEILMPLLQKYKLNITWGDQDLLNIIFHHNPESLYVFPCQWNYRPDHCIYGSNCQQAEKEGVFILHGNRGVYHDDKQPAFRAIYEAIQKYPFGENMEASLLWPLEASLQTTTHTYCGRASHLFTKRLKQSIMSVQQDITQRRQSGHHFNTAP; encoded by the exons ATGCGATGCTATCTTCACGCATTTCTCCTCTGCACGGTCTTCACCTTCTGTTCACTGTTGTATGTGTTCAGTCAACTAGCCTCCACCTTGGGGGACAGAGACGAGTGGAATCTGAAAGAGCAGGGGAAACCCGACAGGAGCAGTCGAGACACCGTGCACCTTCTCAGGAAAAGGCCAGGACTGGCAGGCCTCCGTGACCGTGAAGAAGGGCTTGACAG GTGTAAATCACTGTCAGTTTCTTACTGGAATCCATATTGGAGACTGCCTGCTGATGTTTGTGGAGTGAACTGCTTATTGGAATCTACTCTTAG AGAGAGGTCAGGCTCTGCAGTGAATGAACATATTGATGAGAGGAGTCACCTGGCTGTGGTGGCCTGTGGCCCCAGGCTAGAGGAGACTCTCACCATGTTGAAGTCTGCTGTCCTCTTCAGCAAAAAACCTCTGCACTTTTACATCTTTGCTGAGGATAATCTACATGACAGCTTCAGAAGTTGT CTGGACTCCTGGCCCAGAACAGTTCAGAAAAGGTTTAAGTTCACCATCTATCCCATCACTTTTCCCAAGGAGAATGTGAAAGAGTGGAAAAAGCTCTTCAAACCTTGTGCTTCTCAGAGGCTCTTCCTGCCA CTGATCCTGAAGGATGTGGATTCTTTGCTCTATGTGGACACAGATATCCTTTTCCTGCAGTCAGTAGAGGACATTTGGACCCTACTTTCTCAGTTCAATTCAAGCCACTTAGCTGCCATGGCTCCAGAACATGAGGAGCCACGCATCGGATGGTACAACCGTTTCGCCCGTCACCCTTATTATGGCAAAACAGGCATCAACTCAGGTGTCATGCTCATGAACATGACTCGCCTCAGGGAGAAACGTTTTAAG AATGACATGACCACAGTTGCACTGCGGTGGGAGGAAATTCTGATGCCTCTGCTCCAGAAGTATAAACTCAATATCACCTGGGGTGACCAGGACCTTCTTAATATCATATTTCACCATAACCCAG AGAGCCTATATGTGTTCCCCTGCCAGTGGAACTACCGTCCAGACCACTGTATCTATGGCAGCAACTGTCAACAGGCTGAAAAAGAGGGTGTCTTCATTCTCCATGGTAACAGGGGAGTGTACCATGATGACAAGCAGCCAGCATTTCGAGCTATTTATGAAGCCATCCAAAAG TACCCGTTTGGCGAGAACATGGAGGCCTCACTGCTTTGGCCACTAGAAGCATCGCTGCAGACAACCACACATACCTACTGTGGAAGAGCCAGCCACCTGTTTACCAAGAGGTTAAAACAGAGTATCATGTCTGTTCAACAGGACATCACACAAAGAAGACAATCAGGTCACCACTTTAATACTGCTCCATGA
- the LOC120793001 gene encoding glucoside xylosyltransferase 1-like isoform X1: MKSTVHFKLQRNWIYQRCGTTRTRAKSVYLDTDVWEGGGVLSHSPGRWTGSQLASTLGDRDEWNLKEQGKPDRSSRDTVHLLRKRPGLAGLRDREEGLDRCKSLSVSYWNPYWRLPADVCGVNCLLESTLRERSGSAVNEHIDERSHLAVVACGPRLEETLTMLKSAVLFSKKPLHFYIFAEDNLHDSFRSCLDSWPRTVQKRFKFTIYPITFPKENVKEWKKLFKPCASQRLFLPLILKDVDSLLYVDTDILFLQSVEDIWTLLSQFNSSHLAAMAPEHEEPRIGWYNRFARHPYYGKTGINSGVMLMNMTRLREKRFKNDMTTVALRWEEILMPLLQKYKLNITWGDQDLLNIIFHHNPESLYVFPCQWNYRPDHCIYGSNCQQAEKEGVFILHGNRGVYHDDKQPAFRAIYEAIQKYPFGENMEASLLWPLEASLQTTTHTYCGRASHLFTKRLKQSIMSVQQDITQRRQSGHHFNTAP, encoded by the exons ATGAAATCAACTGTTCACTTCAAACTACAACGGAACTGGATTTACCAACGCTGCGGGACCACACGGACAAGAGCCAAGTCCGTATATCTCGATACAGACGtctgggagggagggggagtcCTTTCTCATTCTCCAGGCAGATGGACAGGCAG TCAACTAGCCTCCACCTTGGGGGACAGAGACGAGTGGAATCTGAAAGAGCAGGGGAAACCCGACAGGAGCAGTCGAGACACCGTGCACCTTCTCAGGAAAAGGCCAGGACTGGCAGGCCTCCGTGACCGTGAAGAAGGGCTTGACAG GTGTAAATCACTGTCAGTTTCTTACTGGAATCCATATTGGAGACTGCCTGCTGATGTTTGTGGAGTGAACTGCTTATTGGAATCTACTCTTAG AGAGAGGTCAGGCTCTGCAGTGAATGAACATATTGATGAGAGGAGTCACCTGGCTGTGGTGGCCTGTGGCCCCAGGCTAGAGGAGACTCTCACCATGTTGAAGTCTGCTGTCCTCTTCAGCAAAAAACCTCTGCACTTTTACATCTTTGCTGAGGATAATCTACATGACAGCTTCAGAAGTTGT CTGGACTCCTGGCCCAGAACAGTTCAGAAAAGGTTTAAGTTCACCATCTATCCCATCACTTTTCCCAAGGAGAATGTGAAAGAGTGGAAAAAGCTCTTCAAACCTTGTGCTTCTCAGAGGCTCTTCCTGCCA CTGATCCTGAAGGATGTGGATTCTTTGCTCTATGTGGACACAGATATCCTTTTCCTGCAGTCAGTAGAGGACATTTGGACCCTACTTTCTCAGTTCAATTCAAGCCACTTAGCTGCCATGGCTCCAGAACATGAGGAGCCACGCATCGGATGGTACAACCGTTTCGCCCGTCACCCTTATTATGGCAAAACAGGCATCAACTCAGGTGTCATGCTCATGAACATGACTCGCCTCAGGGAGAAACGTTTTAAG AATGACATGACCACAGTTGCACTGCGGTGGGAGGAAATTCTGATGCCTCTGCTCCAGAAGTATAAACTCAATATCACCTGGGGTGACCAGGACCTTCTTAATATCATATTTCACCATAACCCAG AGAGCCTATATGTGTTCCCCTGCCAGTGGAACTACCGTCCAGACCACTGTATCTATGGCAGCAACTGTCAACAGGCTGAAAAAGAGGGTGTCTTCATTCTCCATGGTAACAGGGGAGTGTACCATGATGACAAGCAGCCAGCATTTCGAGCTATTTATGAAGCCATCCAAAAG TACCCGTTTGGCGAGAACATGGAGGCCTCACTGCTTTGGCCACTAGAAGCATCGCTGCAGACAACCACACATACCTACTGTGGAAGAGCCAGCCACCTGTTTACCAAGAGGTTAAAACAGAGTATCATGTCTGTTCAACAGGACATCACACAAAGAAGACAATCAGGTCACCACTTTAATACTGCTCCATGA
- the LOC120793001 gene encoding glucoside xylosyltransferase 1-like isoform X3 has protein sequence MKSTVHFKLQRNWIYQRCGTTRTRAKSVYLDTDVWEGGGVLSHSPGRWTGSQLASTLGDRDEWNLKEQGKPDRSSRDTVHLLRKRPGLAGLRDREEGLDRERSGSAVNEHIDERSHLAVVACGPRLEETLTMLKSAVLFSKKPLHFYIFAEDNLHDSFRSCLDSWPRTVQKRFKFTIYPITFPKENVKEWKKLFKPCASQRLFLPLILKDVDSLLYVDTDILFLQSVEDIWTLLSQFNSSHLAAMAPEHEEPRIGWYNRFARHPYYGKTGINSGVMLMNMTRLREKRFKNDMTTVALRWEEILMPLLQKYKLNITWGDQDLLNIIFHHNPESLYVFPCQWNYRPDHCIYGSNCQQAEKEGVFILHGNRGVYHDDKQPAFRAIYEAIQKYPFGENMEASLLWPLEASLQTTTHTYCGRASHLFTKRLKQSIMSVQQDITQRRQSGHHFNTAP, from the exons ATGAAATCAACTGTTCACTTCAAACTACAACGGAACTGGATTTACCAACGCTGCGGGACCACACGGACAAGAGCCAAGTCCGTATATCTCGATACAGACGtctgggagggagggggagtcCTTTCTCATTCTCCAGGCAGATGGACAGGCAG TCAACTAGCCTCCACCTTGGGGGACAGAGACGAGTGGAATCTGAAAGAGCAGGGGAAACCCGACAGGAGCAGTCGAGACACCGTGCACCTTCTCAGGAAAAGGCCAGGACTGGCAGGCCTCCGTGACCGTGAAGAAGGGCTTGACAG AGAGAGGTCAGGCTCTGCAGTGAATGAACATATTGATGAGAGGAGTCACCTGGCTGTGGTGGCCTGTGGCCCCAGGCTAGAGGAGACTCTCACCATGTTGAAGTCTGCTGTCCTCTTCAGCAAAAAACCTCTGCACTTTTACATCTTTGCTGAGGATAATCTACATGACAGCTTCAGAAGTTGT CTGGACTCCTGGCCCAGAACAGTTCAGAAAAGGTTTAAGTTCACCATCTATCCCATCACTTTTCCCAAGGAGAATGTGAAAGAGTGGAAAAAGCTCTTCAAACCTTGTGCTTCTCAGAGGCTCTTCCTGCCA CTGATCCTGAAGGATGTGGATTCTTTGCTCTATGTGGACACAGATATCCTTTTCCTGCAGTCAGTAGAGGACATTTGGACCCTACTTTCTCAGTTCAATTCAAGCCACTTAGCTGCCATGGCTCCAGAACATGAGGAGCCACGCATCGGATGGTACAACCGTTTCGCCCGTCACCCTTATTATGGCAAAACAGGCATCAACTCAGGTGTCATGCTCATGAACATGACTCGCCTCAGGGAGAAACGTTTTAAG AATGACATGACCACAGTTGCACTGCGGTGGGAGGAAATTCTGATGCCTCTGCTCCAGAAGTATAAACTCAATATCACCTGGGGTGACCAGGACCTTCTTAATATCATATTTCACCATAACCCAG AGAGCCTATATGTGTTCCCCTGCCAGTGGAACTACCGTCCAGACCACTGTATCTATGGCAGCAACTGTCAACAGGCTGAAAAAGAGGGTGTCTTCATTCTCCATGGTAACAGGGGAGTGTACCATGATGACAAGCAGCCAGCATTTCGAGCTATTTATGAAGCCATCCAAAAG TACCCGTTTGGCGAGAACATGGAGGCCTCACTGCTTTGGCCACTAGAAGCATCGCTGCAGACAACCACACATACCTACTGTGGAAGAGCCAGCCACCTGTTTACCAAGAGGTTAAAACAGAGTATCATGTCTGTTCAACAGGACATCACACAAAGAAGACAATCAGGTCACCACTTTAATACTGCTCCATGA
- the LOC120793001 gene encoding glucoside xylosyltransferase 1-like isoform X4 — protein sequence MVAKISKNDRQLASTLGDRDEWNLKEQGKPDRSSRDTVHLLRKRPGLAGLRDREEGLDRCKSLSVSYWNPYWRLPADVCGVNCLLESTLRERSGSAVNEHIDERSHLAVVACGPRLEETLTMLKSAVLFSKKPLHFYIFAEDNLHDSFRSCLDSWPRTVQKRFKFTIYPITFPKENVKEWKKLFKPCASQRLFLPLILKDVDSLLYVDTDILFLQSVEDIWTLLSQFNSSHLAAMAPEHEEPRIGWYNRFARHPYYGKTGINSGVMLMNMTRLREKRFKNDMTTVALRWEEILMPLLQKYKLNITWGDQDLLNIIFHHNPESLYVFPCQWNYRPDHCIYGSNCQQAEKEGVFILHGNRGVYHDDKQPAFRAIYEAIQKYPFGENMEASLLWPLEASLQTTTHTYCGRASHLFTKRLKQSIMSVQQDITQRRQSGHHFNTAP from the exons ATGGTGGCTAAGATCAGCAAAAATGACCG TCAACTAGCCTCCACCTTGGGGGACAGAGACGAGTGGAATCTGAAAGAGCAGGGGAAACCCGACAGGAGCAGTCGAGACACCGTGCACCTTCTCAGGAAAAGGCCAGGACTGGCAGGCCTCCGTGACCGTGAAGAAGGGCTTGACAG GTGTAAATCACTGTCAGTTTCTTACTGGAATCCATATTGGAGACTGCCTGCTGATGTTTGTGGAGTGAACTGCTTATTGGAATCTACTCTTAG AGAGAGGTCAGGCTCTGCAGTGAATGAACATATTGATGAGAGGAGTCACCTGGCTGTGGTGGCCTGTGGCCCCAGGCTAGAGGAGACTCTCACCATGTTGAAGTCTGCTGTCCTCTTCAGCAAAAAACCTCTGCACTTTTACATCTTTGCTGAGGATAATCTACATGACAGCTTCAGAAGTTGT CTGGACTCCTGGCCCAGAACAGTTCAGAAAAGGTTTAAGTTCACCATCTATCCCATCACTTTTCCCAAGGAGAATGTGAAAGAGTGGAAAAAGCTCTTCAAACCTTGTGCTTCTCAGAGGCTCTTCCTGCCA CTGATCCTGAAGGATGTGGATTCTTTGCTCTATGTGGACACAGATATCCTTTTCCTGCAGTCAGTAGAGGACATTTGGACCCTACTTTCTCAGTTCAATTCAAGCCACTTAGCTGCCATGGCTCCAGAACATGAGGAGCCACGCATCGGATGGTACAACCGTTTCGCCCGTCACCCTTATTATGGCAAAACAGGCATCAACTCAGGTGTCATGCTCATGAACATGACTCGCCTCAGGGAGAAACGTTTTAAG AATGACATGACCACAGTTGCACTGCGGTGGGAGGAAATTCTGATGCCTCTGCTCCAGAAGTATAAACTCAATATCACCTGGGGTGACCAGGACCTTCTTAATATCATATTTCACCATAACCCAG AGAGCCTATATGTGTTCCCCTGCCAGTGGAACTACCGTCCAGACCACTGTATCTATGGCAGCAACTGTCAACAGGCTGAAAAAGAGGGTGTCTTCATTCTCCATGGTAACAGGGGAGTGTACCATGATGACAAGCAGCCAGCATTTCGAGCTATTTATGAAGCCATCCAAAAG TACCCGTTTGGCGAGAACATGGAGGCCTCACTGCTTTGGCCACTAGAAGCATCGCTGCAGACAACCACACATACCTACTGTGGAAGAGCCAGCCACCTGTTTACCAAGAGGTTAAAACAGAGTATCATGTCTGTTCAACAGGACATCACACAAAGAAGACAATCAGGTCACCACTTTAATACTGCTCCATGA